The sequence GATAGTATTAATGATAATTATAAATAGTTATGGATTCTGATAATCAGAAACAAAATCTGATAATCTAAACCAAATCCAATAAAACAGGCCTATAACCTTATTAGGAACCTTATTTAATTAGGACTACTTCACTTTTCTTCCAACAGAAGAACTTTGAAAAGTTAAAATAAGCCCTTCCATTTTTCTGTACTTGACAAAAACACCCTTCCCTCCCAAGCTTACAATTTTTCCTCTCCttcaatcccccccccccccccccccaaccaaaACCTCTCCTCTCCTCTTCCCCCTTTTTCTCATGGCTTCCGTTACCGTCGATTCTTCCTCCGTCACCGTCACCGACGGCCCACTTCATGCAGAATCAATCCCAACCGTCGATCTCCGCCTCCTTTCTCAATCTGAACTTTTCTCCCTCTCCCTCTGTTCCCCTTCCGCTTTCAACCCTCGCCGTGATGACGACGTCATTGTCCCTAAAATCGACCGTTCTGTTTTCAACGAGTCCGCTGGGTCCCGCAAACAAACTTATTCCCGTCTCCGCCTTGCCCCAGCCTCATCCGCcgcttcctcctcctcctctgcCCTCCGTAGCCGTACCCCTCACCTCCGTAATTCTCTTCACAATCCATCATCTTTTAACAATGATCCGGAGAATTCCCAAATCGTTGCCCTCCTTAAACAGCTATTCGGGTCGGGTACTGAAACGAATCCCAATCCCTCCGATTTGATACCTATTCGGGTCGATTATTCGGATTCGTTATCCGTGCCCGTACCCTTGACCGTGCGCGTGCCCGAGTCGTCCAATGTGGGTTCAATTGGGCAGAAAAGAAAACGGGGTCGGCCTAGGAAGAATGAGAATGAGAACGAGAAGGTTGGGGTGGGTGGAGGTGTGGGGGGGGGGTTGATAAAGGGACTAATGTGGCAATAAAGGACATTGTAGTTTATCAAAATGTGGATGATAATAGGGATAGGGATGATAAGGAGATGTTGAATAAGGATGGTGAACCGGTGGATTTGGCGGTCCTGGGGACGTTGGAGGATCCGTTTGGCGAAGAGATGAGGCGGAGGACGAAAGGATTGGGGAGTTCAGAGGAGCTGTTAAGGTTTCTGGGGAGATTGAATGGGCAATGGGGGAGTACTAGGAAGAAGAGAAGGATTGTGGATGCAGGTGAGTTCGGGAATGTGCTGCCAAAAGGTTGGAAGCTTTTGCTTTCTATTAAGAGGAAAGAAGGCCGTGTATGGTTGCATTGCCGACGCTACATAAGGTTTTTTTGTTGGAATGTTGTTTCTCTTATTGTTTATTGTTGTTACCTTGTTGATTTTCTTGCCAAGATTGTTTTGGTAGATAGAATCAACACTTGCAAGGAGCACTAAAACCAATAACTATATTCCTGCCTGCCATCCACACCAGAATAAATATAGTTTTCCGAAAAGACCAACTACTGGAGGAAGACCTCCAAGGCATAAAGAGAAATGGGGTTAAGGAGTGAGCCAAAGAAGGATCTTTTGTGTTAATCATGCATAATCTCGAATTAACAATTCCGGTACGTAGACCAAATAATAATGGTTAGGGATATTAGAGAACCCTAATTTGCCTTAACCATAATCTTTTAGTATTGAGTAAATGCACTTGAATAAAACGGAAGGAATTTAGAGTATTTCATAGAGCCAAATCTAACTAATTTAGGATTGAggcatagttgattgattgatcaTTTATGGTAGGCAATTGGATCTTGATTTCTCTAGGGGGATGATTCCCATCAAAGCTTAACATAAATgatatgaaaataaataaagtgATCCGGTGTGACTTTTCATCGGGAGGTTGAGTTATACAACTAGCATTTTGTTTCTGATTATATTTATTTGGGTAATATGTTTCTCAATGATAGAATTCATTGGTTTGTGTATAGACTCCTTCACTTGTGCCTAGTGCAACTTTACGAAagttactccctccatttcatttTATGCGTCTTAGTTTGACTGCGCACAAAATTTAAGAATGTAAAGAAAACATTTTAATCTTATTAAAGATATATATAAAACATACCAAAAAAACCCCTTGAATTCTGTTGTCTTAAACATGGCACATCATTTCTACAAATTGCCATTAAGGATAGAATGAGAATGTTGGAATTATAAACTTACTTGATATAGAAAGGTTGCATTCTTTTTTAAACGGACTTAAAAGGAAAGTAAGACGCATAAATAGAAACTGAGGGAGTATTTGCTTTGAGATAGGATCATGATACTATTTTGTGTacaaatttatgaaattatttgtaTGTGTATTTTGAGTTTGTCGTAACTTAGATGAAGGAATTTGTAGGATCCTACTTAGTAGTGATTAAGTAACACagaatttttccttctttctacATATGAAAGGAAAACAAATCGTAAATTCCATCCCTGCAAATAAGAGGAAATATTTGTCTAACCAGCAGGTAGAATATTGTCCATTTATCTGCACTTCTTGAATACTAATTATTTTCTCTAACACTCCAAAATTTATCATTTGCCAATGAGCTCACACAACTTTATTTTTTTACTAAGGTATGCCTCTTTTGTTGGTGGTCTAACTGGTATCATCGATGTTCTGTTTAGTTTTGCTTAGCTCTCAATTTAAACAACAAGTTTGTCAATATATGCTGAGTAAATGTTTAGTGCTCTTAGTGCTCATATCCTCGATGCTGGATGTAGCTCTTATGCATGTGACTTTCGCTTTTCCCCCACAATAACCTTGTTAAGTTTGTTCTCTTTGATATCTGCAAGGACATTTAGTTATACTAGTCTTTAGGATACGCGCGTTGTGTGTGTACCTTAGGTTaatgagttcaaaatttaaaattgaaaattgtgtttgaatttttattaaaaGAGTTAAAGAAAATAGTACAAGTTTATGAAAATAATGATCTTTCGGTATTTTCCTATGCATATGCGGTATTTCCCTATTTTAATTTGTACATTAGTATTCTTTTAGTTTAGGACCCCTATATTACATATATAGCTACAATTTTTATATATGTTTCCTCGTTCAATTATATAAGTATTATGTATCATTTATTGATTATTATCGTTTCATTTGGTTTTATGTATGTAATTAGGGTAACTTGCGTAAAAGTTCATATATTTAGTTAATGTTCAATTTTATGTGTTTGTTCCAATTGAACTGGTAAAATCTAAATTGAATTTAAAGTTCTAAATTTTAGGACTTTTTATTTACTTCAAATAAGGAAGGGTTCAAAAATAAATTTTGGTTGATCTCAAATTCCTAAAAAGTAGGCAAACAATTAAATGACTTTTTTGTCCAatatgaactctattttaaaagggtaagaTAGATGATCGATATTTTGCTAAGaggcttcgtgcttttaatatagtctAGATTATATACATGTTTTGTTGAACGAAAAATAGACTGTTCATGAAGGTTAACTGTATTTGACATCACATATTGATCCTAACTGTTCTTGGTTCGGGTTTCAAGTTATTTGGAGGTTTTTTGTAAGAGTGTGACCAATTGGAACTTGGAAAAGTTTCTGGGCTTTTTAAGGAAATaatttacttattactttatGAATGTTTGGGCGCATGAGATTTGCAACAAGAATCTAAATGTTCAAAATGTGACACAATTAGTTTGGCTACTAGACTTGTTTTTGtgtaatttaaatatttagtaAGAAGAAGAATGGAGAGTAAAGGGACCCTATGCTCTTGAGATTTCACATCGGTAGATGTCATGCTGCTGTTTAGGTGCGGATCATATAAGGATATCCAACTAGAATTCAGGATCGTCTAGGTTACCGGGAAAACGTATTATTACAGGAATCTTGTTTAAGAAAAATTTATAGGCTATGGGGAGCAGCTTTTGTGTTAAGTTAGATTCATCTTTCAAGAAAATGTTGGTTTCCTTTGTAAGTAAAGTATACTAGAAGTTGCTTGATCTAGTCACTCCCATGGCATGgctttctctctctttttattcCTTGAAAACCATGAACTACCCCAGAAGACCAGCTTGAAACCACGTTAATTATGTTTGCAGGGCGTGCTTGTACTATATATATGTATTGTATGCACATACATTTGCTTCCTTTCAGGATCTTCTTGACCTGCATCATGTTACTGGATTTACTTATAACATCTTAAGGGTTCTTTTCCCGTGATCATCCTGGCCTTCATTTTCTCTAATGGGGTCTTATTATCACAATTTGCAATTGCTGAATTTGTAGCTTGAACAAAAGCCGAGCTTATCTAATGGTTTACCACATGATTTTGAATTATTACTATGATGTTTGTATGCTCCTCCGTCTGTGTTATATGTGTCCAATTTAGATGGCTTAAGACGCAATTGGTTTTCTCAGCCCTAGTGGACGGCAATTTGAGACATGCAAGGAAGTCTCTTCATATTTGCTCTTTCTTCATGGTGAACGAAATGAAAATCTTCCAACATATGCGAAGAGTTGTGGAACTGCTGAGATCACTAATACATGTGCTTTAGTTAGTGTAAGTTTAAAACCCTTTTTTGGCTACATTTTTTCTCTTCCTCCTTTTTCCCCCCTTCTAGACAGAGATTTGATTCATCAAATATGTTTCAGACTTCAGACCTTCAGGATGTCAGCAACAATGAAGGCCCTCTTTTTCACAACTCATCCCCTGCTGTTGATCATGGGGAGTTGCAAGTTTTATTGAATTTTGGGGAACTGTCAGAGGTCCAAGTAGGAGATCTTTTGCACTGTGACAAATGCAATGTGACCTTTAATGGTAAGGATGATTTATTGCAGCACCAGTTATCTCATCGGCGAAGGAGATCTAGAAATGGTCAATCCATTACTGATGGGGTAATAATTAAAGACGGAAAGTTTGAATGTCAGTTCTGCCATAAGACATTTGAAGAAAGGCGTCGGTACAATGGTCATGTTGGGGCCCATGTTAAGAACCAGGTAAAGACTGTGGATGGATCTGTTTCAATCAATGTGGGAGAGTTTGTTGAACCTGTGGCATCTAGTGGAGCCATGCTGAGGGAGTCCATAATGCAGGATTCAGTTGTTTCACTGAGGAACGTGACAGAAATTGCTGATTTAAGTGCAGATTATGGTAGGAAATTTGCACCTTCTGGTAAAATCCAGGAGGAGGATCACATGGAGATTGACGATAAACTAGAAGGTTTGAGCGAGGCTTTGAATACTGCCCCAAATAAAACTAACATGTGTTTAAGTTCTGAAGCGATTACATGTAATaacatgggtaatatttattgtGAAACACCTTGTGACTCACTGATTGCTGACGTTGTAGCTGAAGGAACCAATAAGGGTTGTCATAAACAGGAAGGGAATTCTGAGAGCTGTTCCCCTATTTCATTGAAAGAACAAACATGTGTGAATACACGCAAAGTAATTGACTCTTCCATCATAGAAGAGCCTGAACAGGAAGgtttactttgttcaactggcattGTTGATTCGTGTGGTGTTAGTGTGGAAGATGGCAAGTTTTCCCCTGCAGTGGAAGAGAGCAAAGTAGAGGGTGATAGGTTTGTAGATAATGAGTCATCAACTGCTTTATGCAGTAATGTCAGTGTGCTGGATGAGAACAGCTTGACAAATGCCAAACAAGTTTCATGCACTGAAGATCACTCAGGGAAGAACATTGATGTTCTGAATCGTGTACCCTTTCTGGCAGAAACATCTAAAGAAAACAGAGGTTTGAGCAGCACAGGTACCCCATCTTGTGACAAGGAAGGATCCGCAGTAGATTATGTAAAAAGAGTTTTTCATGGTTGCATAGGTGAGCAAAAACCTAGTAACATGATGTGTAATATAGAAAATGATGAGTGTGGCAGTCTTGTTGATTCAAATGACAATAAGCTGATTATGAAGGAGGATAGTTGTTCATTTGTTCCACATCCAGATAAACATGTAAATACTGCTGAAAAAGATGTAAGTGATGGTTCAGCTTGCTTTCTAGAGGAGCCTGAACAGCAGAAAGGTGATGAGAACGGTCTGCTTTCTCCTGCATGTGACAAGAACGGTGTTGAAGCTCAACTTCTTAATGATTCAAAGACAACTACAGATGAGCCTAAGGTTAGTGAGCTGCAGAGTGTTAGTAGTAATATAAAGGGATTTCCTTGTAACAATCATGCTGTGCAAAAAGCTGATGCCAGTGATATAGAGAAGGAAAAAAGTCTTGCATTCTGCTCGCTTTTTCCGGCCACGAATTTGAGAGCATCTTGTGCTGAAGATCATGATACTAAAGTTTACCAAAGCACAATTGAGGTTAATGATCAGCAAAGGGCTGCAAACGCATTGTTTTCTTCAACCAATGTACCAGAAGCTTCTACCAGGGAAAATACCACGAACAGGAGCTATAACAACCCTTTGAATGGATCCAAATTTGATGGTCTTGAAAACTCTAGGCATCATGATCTAAATGTTGTTTTCGGCAACTCTCATGTGGATCTAGATGCGAATTTGAACTGTACAACCTTCCAACTTGGCATGGAGGAAACAT is a genomic window of Nicotiana tabacum cultivar K326 chromosome 16, ASM71507v2, whole genome shotgun sequence containing:
- the LOC107800844 gene encoding LOW QUALITY PROTEIN: uncharacterized protein LOC107800844 (The sequence of the model RefSeq protein was modified relative to this genomic sequence to represent the inferred CDS: deleted 2 bases in 1 codon), with amino-acid sequence MASVTVDSSSVTVTDGPLHAESIPTVDLRLLSQSELFSLSLCSPSAFNPRRDDDVIVPKIDRSVFNESAGSRKQTYSRLRLAPASSAASSSSSALRSRTPHLRNSLHNPSSFNNDPENSQIVALLKQLFGSGTETNPNPSDLIPIRVDYSDSLSVPVPLTVRVPESSNVGSIGQKRKRGRPRKNENENEKVGVGRCGGGVDKGTNVAIKDIVVYQNVDDNRDRDDKEMLNKDGEPVDLAVLGTLEDPFGEEMRRRTKGLGSSEELLRFLGRLNGQWGSTRKKRRIVDAGEFGNVLPKGWKLLLSIKRKEGRVWLHCRRYISPSGRQFETCKEVSSYLLFLHGERNENLPTYAKSCGTAEITNTCALVSTSDLQDVSNNEGPLFHNSSPAVDHGELQVLLNFGELSEVQVGDLLHCDKCNVTFNGKDDLLQHQLSHRRRRSRNGQSITDGVIIKDGKFECQFCHKTFEERRRYNGHVGAHVKNQVKTVDGSVSINVGEFVEPVASSGAMLRESIMQDSVVSLRNVTEIADLSADYGRKFAPSGKIQEEDHMEIDDKLEGLSEALNTAPNKTNMCLSSEAITCNNMGNIYCETPCDSLIADVVAEGTNKGCHKQEGNSESCSPISLKEQTCVNTRKVIDSSIIEEPEQEGLLCSTGIVDSCGVSVEDGKFSPAVEESKVEGDRFVDNESSTALCSNVSVLDENSLTNAKQVSCTEDHSGKNIDVLNRVPFLAETSKENRGLSSTGTPSCDKEGSAVDYVKRVFHGCIGEQKPSNMMCNIENDECGSLVDSNDNKLIMKEDSCSFVPHPDKHVNTAEKDVSDGSACFLEEPEQQKGDENGLLSPACDKNGVEAQLLNDSKTTTDEPKVSELQSVSSNIKGFPCNNHAVQKADASDIEKEKSLAFCSLFPATNLRASCAEDHDTKVYQSTIEVNDQQRAANALFSSTNVPEASTRENTTNRSYNNPLNGSKFDGLENSRHHDLNVVFGNSHVDLDANLNCTTFQLGMEETYGVQANLLGRFESDKQGEVGIDLSDSAFKGKTGDLESNFNTVFHSQLWDEQKVDEVGDSGKKIITGFGCGDAKPNEDVMAGSIWRTGVENVMHGDSADNSTSVVQSSNCFQTYDVLSDKVQSLFGENEKYDGNTGFDGLRSDRTGPVEYSFMSTQSLNSLQEEPRALPYDVDIEQGFNTSFWLGKDDVMPNLAGRNQVMLVCVWCRNEFYQEPNQLGAEAGSIGSMCPTCSGRISGQFSFL